In Terriglobales bacterium, one DNA window encodes the following:
- a CDS encoding DUF4149 domain-containing protein, which yields MTQSLRFLMLAALAVWLGGIVFFGAVVAPTLFSVLASRHLAGTVVVEALTRLHLMGMAAGALFAASSMVHWRLTAGYARPFALRHLLIYGMLGLTLVSQFLLMPKMKALRAAMVEIDRVPPDDPRRVEFNRLHRQSTQIEGAVLLLGVGVVLSLARVRPR from the coding sequence ATGACTCAATCCCTGCGTTTTCTGATGCTGGCGGCGCTGGCGGTATGGCTGGGCGGGATCGTGTTCTTTGGCGCGGTGGTGGCGCCCACGCTGTTCAGCGTGCTGGCGTCGCGGCATCTGGCCGGCACAGTGGTGGTGGAGGCGCTGACGCGGCTGCACTTGATGGGGATGGCTGCAGGCGCGCTGTTCGCAGCCAGCTCGATGGTTCACTGGCGGCTGACTGCGGGGTATGCGCGGCCGTTTGCGCTGCGCCATCTGCTGATCTACGGCATGCTGGGGCTGACGCTGGTCTCGCAGTTCCTCCTCATGCCCAAGATGAAGGCGTTGCGGGCGGCGATGGTGGAAATCGACAGAGTGCCACCCGACGACCCGCGGCGAGTGGAATTCAACCGCCTGCACCGGCAATCGACGCAGATCGAGGGCGCGGTGCTGCTGCTGGGCGTGGGTGTGGTGCTGTCGCTGGCGCGAGTGCGGCCGAGATGA